One stretch of Cydia pomonella isolate Wapato2018A chromosome 24, ilCydPomo1, whole genome shotgun sequence DNA includes these proteins:
- the LOC133530910 gene encoding spherulin-2A-like, with product MAFRFLLLVLPTLVHACINVEVSGQFENENSDMKVHYSGIQMDIISDQERSSFSLGDNNLKNAVNAYFGRRPDDAFLKSPTPWGDLYRTYNWNQVARTLVPKSGKVLKITSQPLIVMQQVFENNSTMPATFNVGISHTVENRVSSHWTKSGELSVGQEISYGIDIKVANLGGSTTFSYTSAWGIGAEKSEAMTIGATSSMEVLLQPGQSVTTELHATKGTIQIEMEYLASLSGAVAVNYDDVHRGHHYWALPVQAVMSHGGLKNEIMSREIIEIGFYSQSKVVVRDRKNHTKMMEVDF from the coding sequence ATGGCGTTCAGATTCCTCCTCCTAGTCCTCCCTACGCTGGTGCACGCCTGCATCAACGTGGAGGTGAGCGGCCAGTTCGAGAACGAGAACTCCGACATGAAGGTCCACTACTCCGGCATCCAGATGGACATCATCTCTGACCAGGAGCGCAGCAGCTTCAGTTTGGGAGACAACAACCTCAAGAATGCCGTCAACGCCTACTTTGGCAGACGCCCTGATGACGCCTTCCTTAAAAGCCCTACTCCATGGGGAGATCTGTACAGGACTTACAACTGGAACCAGGTTGCAAGGACCTTAGTACCGAAAAGCGGTAAGGTTCTGAAGATAACGTCCCAGCCTCTGATCGTCATGCAGCAAGTTTTTGAGAATAACAGCACGATGCCAGCTACTTTCAACGTTGGAATCTCACACACCGTTGAGAACCGTGTTTCGTCTCACTGGACCAAGAGTGGCGAGCTTTCTGTAGGACAGGAGATTAGCTATGGAATTGATATTAAGGTGGCCAATTTGGGTGGATCTACGACCTTCAGCTACACATCTGCTTGGGGTATTGGCGCTGAGAAATCTGAAGCTATGACCATCGGAGCTACATCTTCCATGGAAGTCTTACTCCAGCCAGGACAATCCGTGACCACTGAGCTCCACGCTACTAAAGGCACTATCCAAATCGAGATGGAATACCTGGCCAGCCTTTCTGGAGCTGTGGCTGTGAACTACGATGATGTGCACAGAGGTCACCATTACTGGGCGCTGCCGGTGCAGGCTGTGATGTCTCACGGAGGTCTGAAGAACGAGATTATGTCTCGGGAGATCATCGAGATCGGCTTCTACTCTCAGTCGAAGGTGGTGGTCCGCGACAGGAAGAACCATACCAAAatgatggaagttgatttttga